One Flagellimonas sp. CMM7 genomic region harbors:
- a CDS encoding alkaline phosphatase D family protein codes for MQRFFLFLNIVIFALGCKNKSYSPPSTGLAQEDANTNFIVAFGSCNKQDVTNPFWDDITLQNPNVWIWGGDIVYANTDNMDELKAIYNKQGKNKGYQLLKSKVPVIGTWDDNDYGLNDGGEEFFMKRESQQLFLDFMEIPKDDKRRNREGVYASHTYKTPKGSIKILVLDTRYFRSQLLKDENLNRRYKVNYESDATVLGTEQWKWLENELSTSEADFNLIVSSIQFLSAEHGFETWGNFPKEVEKLNKLIMESKAKGAMILSGDRHISEFSKTTLENMEYPLIDFTSSGLTHSYSSYAGEPNRFRVGEVTSVPSFGIIELNMNNKEAHLKIMGENGMVFQELKQVY; via the coding sequence ATGCAACGCTTTTTTCTTTTTTTGAATATTGTCATTTTTGCCTTAGGGTGCAAGAACAAATCATATTCTCCTCCTTCCACTGGGCTTGCCCAAGAAGATGCAAACACCAATTTCATAGTCGCTTTTGGCTCTTGTAACAAACAAGATGTTACAAACCCTTTTTGGGATGATATAACATTGCAGAATCCAAATGTTTGGATTTGGGGAGGTGATATTGTTTATGCAAATACAGATAATATGGATGAATTAAAGGCTATCTACAATAAGCAAGGCAAAAATAAGGGGTATCAATTGTTGAAATCTAAGGTTCCGGTAATTGGCACTTGGGATGACAATGATTATGGATTGAATGATGGAGGAGAAGAGTTTTTCATGAAAAGAGAGAGCCAACAATTGTTTTTGGATTTTATGGAGATTCCCAAAGATGATAAAAGAAGAAATAGAGAAGGAGTTTATGCTTCACATACCTATAAAACCCCCAAAGGAAGTATTAAGATATTGGTTTTGGATACTAGGTATTTTCGAAGTCAACTTTTAAAAGATGAGAATCTAAATAGACGTTACAAGGTTAATTATGAAAGTGATGCTACTGTTTTAGGTACGGAGCAATGGAAGTGGTTAGAGAATGAGTTAAGCACTTCTGAAGCTGATTTTAATCTAATCGTATCCAGTATTCAATTCTTATCTGCTGAGCATGGATTTGAAACTTGGGGTAATTTCCCCAAAGAAGTTGAAAAGCTTAATAAATTAATTATGGAATCCAAGGCAAAGGGAGCAATGATTTTATCTGGAGACCGTCACATATCCGAGTTTTCAAAAACAACTCTTGAAAATATGGAATATCCGTTAATTGATTTTACTAGTAGTGGACTTACGCATTCCTATTCCAGTTACGCTGGTGAGCCTAATCGATTTAGGGTAGGTGAGGTTACTTCCGTTCCTAGTTTTGGAATTATTGAGCTGAACATGAATAATAAAGAAGCGCACCTAAAAATAATGGGTGAAAATGGAATGGTTTTTCAAGAGTTAAAACAGGTATATTAA
- a CDS encoding DUF721 domain-containing protein: MPKRHNSHIPLSDALGEFLKENKLQKGMDKVNAKDAWVKLMGNGVNNYTTAVELRNETLFVSLSSSVLREELSLGKTKIIAMLNEELGKELVKKIVLR; encoded by the coding sequence ATGCCAAAAAGACATAACTCCCATATTCCGTTAAGTGATGCGCTTGGAGAGTTTCTTAAAGAAAATAAACTCCAAAAAGGCATGGATAAGGTAAATGCCAAAGATGCTTGGGTAAAATTGATGGGGAATGGGGTCAACAATTATACTACTGCAGTTGAACTTAGAAACGAAACCCTATTTGTGTCGCTCTCTTCCTCCGTACTTAGAGAAGAGTTGAGTCTTGGAAAAACCAAAATTATAGCTATGCTAAATGAGGAATTGGGCAAAGAATTGGTAAAAAAAATAGTGCTTCGTTAA
- the mutL gene encoding DNA mismatch repair endonuclease MutL encodes MADIIKLLPDHVANQIAAGEVVQRPASVVKELLENAIDSGATLIKLIVKDGGKVLIQVVDDGSGMSETDARLSFERHATSKISTAQDLFNLQTKGFRGEALASIAAIAHVDMHTRTDSAEVGTHLKIEGSKIMSQEVIATPKGTSIAVKNLFFNIPARRNFLKSNQVELRHITDEFQRVALVHPNIEFHYYNNGSELFNLPRTNHRQRISNVFGNRMGDRLVPVNEETEVVKISGFVCKPEFAKKSRGEQFFFANSRFIKSPYLHHSVVAAFEGLIKSDLYPGYFLYLEVDPASIDINIHPTKTEVKFDDENTMYAIIRSTIKHSLGQFNVAPVLDFEHDPNLDTPYAFKEKGAVLPKVTIDASFNPFQETTENPSHKSGYQKTSTKGWENLYEGLNATVNTDNFSSIEIESDAEVQGTFYSDTESQEHVSTTFQLKRKYIVSTIKSGMLVINQNRAHERVLFEKFLAEITVKEGVSQQLLFPLELSFTKQELTILKEIKESLINVGFAFESLEEETVKVTGVPLVLSESGIGTVLDRLIADCKEGFEGGSISQAELLAKALSENLAVKTGEILDKDSQLGLVNDLFGCKEPTLSPFQKMTYTIISEGDIEKKFS; translated from the coding sequence ATGGCAGATATCATTAAACTCTTGCCAGACCATGTTGCCAATCAAATTGCAGCAGGGGAAGTGGTTCAGCGACCAGCTTCAGTAGTTAAGGAACTATTGGAGAACGCCATAGATTCTGGTGCTACCTTAATCAAATTGATTGTAAAAGACGGGGGTAAAGTTCTCATACAAGTGGTGGACGATGGTTCTGGTATGAGTGAAACTGATGCTAGGCTTTCTTTTGAAAGACATGCTACTTCCAAAATATCAACAGCACAAGATTTGTTTAATCTGCAAACAAAAGGCTTCCGCGGGGAGGCTTTGGCTTCAATAGCCGCAATTGCCCATGTGGATATGCATACACGAACAGATAGTGCAGAAGTTGGTACACATCTAAAGATTGAAGGCAGCAAGATAATGTCTCAAGAAGTTATAGCCACTCCAAAAGGAACATCAATAGCCGTTAAAAATCTTTTTTTTAATATTCCTGCTAGGCGTAATTTTTTAAAGTCCAACCAAGTTGAATTACGTCATATTACAGATGAATTTCAGCGAGTTGCTCTGGTCCATCCAAATATCGAATTTCATTATTACAATAATGGTTCAGAACTGTTCAATCTTCCAAGGACCAATCACAGACAGCGAATAAGTAATGTGTTTGGAAATAGAATGGGAGACCGTTTGGTTCCAGTTAATGAAGAGACCGAAGTGGTTAAAATCTCTGGATTTGTTTGTAAACCAGAATTTGCCAAAAAGAGTAGGGGAGAACAGTTTTTCTTTGCGAATAGTCGATTTATAAAAAGTCCGTATCTGCATCATTCCGTGGTAGCAGCTTTTGAAGGGCTTATAAAGTCTGACCTGTACCCTGGATATTTTTTGTATTTGGAAGTAGATCCAGCATCTATTGATATCAATATACACCCAACAAAAACGGAGGTAAAGTTTGATGATGAAAATACTATGTATGCGATTATTCGTTCAACGATAAAGCATAGCTTGGGGCAGTTTAATGTAGCTCCAGTTTTGGATTTTGAGCATGACCCTAACTTGGACACTCCTTATGCTTTCAAAGAAAAAGGCGCCGTGTTGCCTAAGGTTACCATAGATGCTTCTTTTAATCCTTTTCAAGAAACAACTGAAAATCCAAGCCACAAATCTGGCTATCAAAAAACAAGTACGAAAGGTTGGGAGAACTTATATGAAGGGTTAAACGCTACTGTAAATACTGATAATTTCAGTAGCATAGAAATTGAGTCGGATGCAGAAGTACAAGGAACATTTTATTCTGATACTGAATCGCAAGAGCATGTTAGCACCACTTTTCAGCTAAAGCGAAAATACATAGTGAGTACCATTAAATCTGGCATGTTGGTTATTAATCAAAATCGCGCTCATGAACGGGTGCTTTTTGAAAAGTTTCTTGCGGAGATTACCGTAAAGGAGGGTGTAAGCCAACAACTCTTGTTTCCATTGGAACTTAGCTTCACTAAACAGGAATTGACCATTTTAAAAGAGATTAAAGAGAGCTTGATAAACGTTGGTTTTGCTTTTGAAAGTTTGGAAGAAGAGACTGTTAAAGTGACAGGTGTGCCCTTGGTTCTTTCAGAAAGTGGAATTGGCACGGTATTGGATCGTTTAATAGCTGACTGCAAGGAAGGGTTTGAAGGAGGTTCAATTTCTCAAGCAGAATTGTTGGCAAAGGCATTATCTGAAAATCTGGCTGTTAAAACAGGAGAAATATTGGATAAGGATTCTCAACTAGGTTTGGTGAATGACTTGTTCGGTTGTAAGGAACCTACATTAAGTCCGTTCCAAAAAATGACATACACTATTATCTCAGAAGGAGATATTGAAAAAAAGTTTAGCTAA
- a CDS encoding DUF6122 family protein, giving the protein MLRFIIHYGIHFIVPILIGFLFFKDNKIKVILVLLAGIVIDLDHFLADPIFDLNRCSINFHPLHSYWAILLYCILPFFKQTRIIGLALIIHIIADITDCFLI; this is encoded by the coding sequence ATGCTTAGGTTCATCATTCATTATGGAATTCATTTTATCGTTCCTATTCTTATAGGTTTTTTATTTTTCAAAGACAATAAAATTAAGGTGATACTTGTTCTTTTAGCAGGAATTGTAATCGACCTGGATCATTTTCTTGCAGACCCAATATTTGATTTAAATCGTTGCAGCATTAATTTTCACCCCTTACATAGTTATTGGGCCATTTTACTGTATTGTATTCTTCCTTTTTTCAAACAAACTCGAATAATAGGCTTGGCCCTTATTATCCATATTATTGCAGATATTACGGATTGCTTCTTAATCTGA
- a CDS encoding rhomboid family intramembrane serine protease, which produces MGRLTEAVKHLLIINVILFIATQLYGDQMYQLLSLWFPQNTNFQWWQVISHMFMHGGLMHIVFNMYALWAFGTPLEQAWGRNKFLFFYFSAGLGSALLHTGVNYYLFNEGMTALVNAGMTETQVLDIISKGQYSPDWYNVASKSTIDNFLSAYNTPAVGASGAIYGILVAFAFMYSEAKLMLIFLPVPIKAKYFVPLLLAGDLFFGIGNINTGIAHFAHIGGALIGFIMMWYWKKNQFNQNRWN; this is translated from the coding sequence ATGGGTAGATTGACAGAGGCTGTAAAACACTTGTTGATTATCAACGTGATACTATTTATAGCCACACAATTATATGGGGATCAAATGTATCAGCTGTTATCCCTATGGTTTCCGCAGAACACCAACTTTCAATGGTGGCAGGTAATTTCCCATATGTTTATGCATGGAGGACTTATGCATATTGTGTTTAATATGTATGCACTATGGGCATTTGGAACTCCACTGGAGCAGGCTTGGGGCAGGAATAAGTTTTTGTTCTTTTATTTTTCAGCCGGACTTGGTTCTGCCTTATTGCATACAGGGGTTAACTATTATCTTTTTAATGAAGGAATGACTGCTTTGGTCAATGCCGGGATGACAGAAACGCAAGTTTTGGATATAATATCAAAAGGACAATACAGCCCAGATTGGTATAACGTGGCTTCCAAAAGTACCATTGATAACTTTCTAAGTGCGTATAACACCCCAGCTGTAGGAGCATCTGGTGCCATTTATGGAATTTTGGTGGCGTTTGCCTTTATGTACTCTGAGGCGAAACTTATGCTGATATTTTTGCCCGTACCAATCAAGGCAAAGTATTTTGTGCCCCTATTGTTAGCTGGAGATTTGTTTTTTGGAATTGGCAATATCAATACAGGAATTGCTCATTTTGCACATATTGGTGGAGCATTGATTGGTTTCATTATGATGTGGTACTGGAAAAAGAATCAGTTTAACCAAAACCGTTGGAATTAG
- a CDS encoding nucleoside-diphosphate kinase encodes MTGNRTFTMIKPDAVENGHIGAILEKITAAGFRIVAMKYTQLSKRDAEEFYAVHKERPFFGELVEFMTRGPIVPAILEKDNAVDDFRALIGTTNPAEAAEGTIRKLFATSIGENAVHGSDSDENAAIEGAFHFSGREVF; translated from the coding sequence ATGACTGGAAATAGAACATTTACCATGATAAAGCCAGATGCTGTTGAAAACGGACATATTGGTGCAATTTTGGAAAAGATAACTGCTGCAGGATTTAGAATCGTAGCAATGAAATATACACAGTTAAGTAAAAGAGATGCTGAAGAATTCTACGCTGTACATAAAGAAAGACCTTTCTTTGGGGAATTGGTCGAATTTATGACAAGAGGACCTATTGTACCCGCTATTTTAGAAAAAGACAATGCGGTTGATGATTTTCGTGCATTAATCGGAACAACTAACCCAGCTGAAGCTGCAGAAGGAACTATTCGTAAATTATTCGCCACAAGTATTGGTGAAAACGCAGTTCATGGTTCTGACAGTGATGAAAATGCTGCAATAGAAGGTGCTTTCCATTTTTCAGGTAGAGAAGTATTTTAG
- a CDS encoding riboflavin synthase subunit beta: MRNFLKLRKNRTYDYSPRYYKGEGNPYKIEHKLDKYRSTANTQRGLKNKFSSAFDDLKNEGDKNLKIRFLVIVAVLVLLFLFIIDFDLSIFLNP; this comes from the coding sequence ATGCGAAATTTTCTAAAACTTAGAAAGAATAGAACCTATGATTATTCACCACGTTATTATAAAGGTGAAGGCAATCCTTATAAAATAGAACATAAACTAGATAAATATAGAAGTACGGCGAATACGCAAAGAGGCCTAAAAAATAAATTTTCCTCAGCATTTGATGACTTAAAAAATGAAGGGGATAAAAATTTGAAAATTCGATTTTTAGTTATTGTGGCGGTTTTAGTATTGCTGTTCCTCTTCATCATAGACTTTGATTTATCCATATTCTTGAATCCCTAA
- a CDS encoding rhomboid family intramembrane serine protease: MANGGLQYNFARFSIAEKLIALNVLVFILDGLSLALFGNSISDWFQLPKDLMEFFGQPWSIVTYSFFHAGFGHIFWNMIMLYFAGRIFLNLFDNQRFINVYFLGVIVGGIIFLLSYNVFPTLLNTNTALIGASAGVTAVLIFVCAYLPNQEVRVIFFNVKLWYVGAFFVLVDLIQIQYGGNVGGRLAHLGGALLGYIYARQLLNGNDIGSGFTKFRDVIVQLFKPKEKKGPLKTVYKKNTSKSKGSTDYDKQAHQRKIDAILDKISKSGYESLSKAEKDFLFKAGKEN, from the coding sequence ATGGCAAATGGTGGACTACAATATAATTTTGCTCGCTTCAGTATTGCTGAAAAACTGATTGCGCTAAATGTTCTGGTATTTATTTTAGATGGACTGTCTTTAGCTTTATTTGGAAATTCAATATCTGACTGGTTCCAGTTACCTAAAGATTTGATGGAGTTTTTTGGGCAGCCCTGGTCTATTGTTACATACTCATTTTTCCATGCTGGTTTCGGGCATATCTTCTGGAATATGATTATGCTATATTTTGCTGGGAGAATTTTCTTGAATCTATTTGATAACCAGCGCTTCATTAATGTATACTTTTTGGGTGTTATTGTAGGAGGAATAATATTTTTGCTCAGCTATAATGTTTTTCCAACTTTATTAAATACCAATACGGCATTAATTGGTGCTTCGGCAGGAGTCACAGCAGTGTTGATTTTTGTTTGTGCTTATTTGCCAAATCAAGAAGTACGGGTTATCTTCTTTAATGTTAAGCTCTGGTATGTGGGAGCTTTTTTCGTTTTGGTCGATTTAATACAGATTCAATATGGAGGAAATGTAGGTGGTAGATTGGCGCATTTGGGAGGAGCATTACTTGGTTACATTTATGCCAGACAGTTATTAAACGGAAATGATATCGGTTCTGGCTTTACCAAGTTTAGGGATGTTATTGTTCAGCTATTCAAACCAAAGGAAAAAAAAGGCCCTCTTAAAACAGTATATAAAAAGAACACTTCTAAAAGCAAGGGTTCTACAGATTATGATAAACAAGCTCATCAACGTAAAATAGATGCCATTCTGGATAAAATAAGTAAATCTGGCTATGAGAGCTTATCCAAGGCCGAAAAAGATTTTTTGTTTAAAGCAGGTAAAGAGAATTAG
- a CDS encoding WbqC family protein, whose translation MSLLVHPTYFPSIATYSVIVQNDIVWEACDNFQKQTYRNRCYICTDQGKHMLNIPIKHIKGKENHQKYSEIEMDNSFNWQKQHWRTLETAYRTSPFFEFYEDDLKPLFEEAKGSLFDFNLKTIETISDCLGVKNPREKTTSYEVVPSKNTDMRFLAESKKELNINLNEYSQVFEERHGFIANLSVLDLLFNEGTNALTYLKNQSLDFLNA comes from the coding sequence TTGAGTTTATTAGTTCATCCAACATATTTTCCAAGTATTGCTACGTATTCTGTAATTGTACAAAACGACATTGTTTGGGAAGCATGTGATAATTTCCAGAAACAGACCTATAGGAACCGTTGCTATATCTGCACAGATCAGGGAAAGCATATGCTTAACATCCCCATAAAACATATCAAAGGGAAAGAAAACCATCAAAAATATAGTGAGATTGAAATGGATAATAGTTTCAATTGGCAAAAACAACATTGGAGGACCTTGGAAACTGCCTATAGAACGTCACCTTTCTTTGAATTTTATGAAGATGATTTAAAACCTTTATTCGAAGAGGCTAAAGGTTCTCTTTTTGATTTCAATCTAAAAACCATAGAGACTATCAGTGACTGTTTAGGTGTTAAGAATCCTAGAGAAAAGACCACTTCTTATGAGGTTGTGCCTTCTAAAAATACTGATATGAGATTCTTGGCAGAGTCTAAAAAAGAATTAAATATTAATCTAAATGAATATTCTCAAGTTTTTGAGGAAAGGCATGGTTTTATAGCCAATCTAAGTGTTTTGGATTTGTTATTCAATGAAGGAACCAACGCACTTACCTATTTAAAAAATCAATCTTTAGATTTTTTAAATGCTTAG
- a CDS encoding DNA replication/repair protein RecF — MFLKHLSLVNYKNFSSKSLEFDPVINCLVGDNGVGKTNIMDAIYHLSFGKSYFNPVSTQNIKHETDFFVVEGEFEKDERTEKIICSFKRGLKKVIKRNGKAYEKFSEHIGFLPLVIISPSDRDLITEGSDTRRKFMDGVISQSDKEYLKTLIKYNKVLVQRNSLLKYFVANHTFDPNTLAIYNEQLHTLGTEIHQKRVAFVTSFIPIFKEQYAHISEKEEEIMLSYESQLLDKGLLELLEATVDKDRAIQYTSVGIHKDDLNFTIAGHPIKKFGSQGQQKSFLIALKLAQFHFIKEQAKTTPILLLDDIFDKLDENRVSQIVSLVDNDNFGQIFISDTHAERTENVVKNIRQSYKIFTL, encoded by the coding sequence ATGTTTTTAAAGCACTTGTCTTTAGTTAATTATAAAAATTTCTCTTCCAAGAGTCTAGAATTTGACCCTGTTATCAACTGTCTTGTTGGCGATAATGGTGTAGGAAAAACCAATATCATGGATGCCATATATCACCTTTCTTTCGGAAAAAGTTATTTTAATCCGGTTTCTACCCAGAACATAAAACATGAAACCGATTTTTTTGTCGTTGAGGGTGAATTTGAAAAGGATGAGAGAACAGAAAAAATTATTTGCAGCTTTAAACGCGGCTTAAAAAAGGTCATTAAAAGAAATGGAAAGGCCTACGAAAAATTTTCGGAACATATTGGTTTTTTACCGCTGGTAATTATTTCTCCTTCAGATAGAGATCTTATTACTGAAGGAAGTGACACCCGTAGAAAATTTATGGACGGTGTTATTTCGCAATCAGATAAAGAATACCTAAAAACCTTGATCAAGTACAATAAGGTTTTGGTGCAGCGCAACTCATTGCTCAAATATTTTGTTGCCAATCATACGTTTGATCCCAATACCCTAGCTATTTACAATGAGCAATTGCATACCCTTGGCACAGAGATTCATCAAAAAAGAGTAGCGTTTGTAACATCATTTATTCCAATCTTTAAGGAACAATATGCACACATCTCAGAAAAGGAAGAAGAAATCATGCTTTCATACGAAAGCCAACTCCTGGACAAAGGTTTATTGGAACTTTTGGAGGCCACAGTTGACAAGGATAGAGCTATTCAATATACTAGCGTTGGTATTCATAAAGACGACCTTAATTTTACCATTGCTGGACATCCCATTAAAAAATTTGGAAGCCAAGGACAGCAAAAATCTTTCTTGATTGCTTTAAAATTGGCTCAATTCCATTTTATTAAAGAACAGGCCAAAACAACTCCTATTTTGCTGCTGGATGATATTTTTGACAAACTGGATGAAAACCGCGTCTCACAGATTGTTTCATTGGTGGACAATGATAATTTTGGACAGATATTTATTAGCGATACGCATGCGGAACGCACCGAAAATGTAGTTAAAAACATAAGACAGAGTTATAAAATCTTTACCTTGTAA
- a CDS encoding GNAT family N-acetyltransferase: MKIIIETTRLTICEASIEDFPFFKKLLNSPNWIEFIGDRGVKTDKQAVHYIKSSLINSYEENGYGLYKMCLKESSVPIGICGFVKRDYLDNPDIGFAILPEYEGKSYTTEACKATLAYGKSELKLHPILGITTKKNSKSRYLLNKIGLQEKGKIKPPGDKEELLLFST, from the coding sequence GTGAAAATAATCATTGAAACAACCCGATTAACAATCTGTGAAGCAAGTATCGAGGATTTCCCGTTTTTTAAAAAACTATTAAATAGTCCAAATTGGATAGAATTTATAGGGGATAGGGGTGTAAAAACGGATAAGCAGGCAGTCCATTATATTAAATCCAGTTTAATTAACTCTTATGAGGAGAATGGCTACGGACTTTATAAAATGTGCTTAAAAGAATCTTCAGTACCTATTGGCATATGTGGTTTTGTAAAACGCGATTATTTGGACAACCCGGATATAGGATTTGCAATTCTGCCGGAATATGAGGGAAAGAGCTATACTACTGAAGCGTGCAAAGCAACATTGGCATATGGAAAATCAGAATTGAAGCTGCACCCCATTTTAGGAATTACCACTAAAAAAAATAGTAAATCGCGCTATCTTCTCAACAAAATTGGACTTCAGGAAAAAGGAAAAATAAAACCACCAGGAGATAAAGAGGAACTCCTGTTGTTTTCAACTTAA
- the ribH gene encoding 6,7-dimethyl-8-ribityllumazine synthase yields MATENKNLSAYNKTTIPNAKELRFGIVVSEWNDNITEGLYNGALEALVDCGAKAENILRWSVPGTYELTFGSKKMLNTQKVDAVIAIGSVIRGETSHFDFVCSAAAQGIKDLNVTYDIPVIFCVLTDNTLQQAIDRSGGKHGNKGAEAAIAAIKMATLGR; encoded by the coding sequence ATGGCTACTGAAAACAAAAACTTATCAGCTTACAATAAGACAACAATCCCAAACGCGAAAGAACTTCGGTTTGGGATTGTTGTTTCTGAGTGGAACGATAACATTACAGAAGGACTGTATAATGGTGCTTTGGAAGCGTTAGTTGATTGTGGGGCCAAAGCTGAAAATATTCTTAGATGGAGTGTTCCAGGAACTTACGAGCTTACTTTTGGGAGTAAAAAGATGCTCAACACTCAAAAAGTGGATGCAGTAATAGCAATAGGTAGTGTTATTCGCGGAGAAACCAGCCACTTTGATTTTGTTTGTAGTGCAGCGGCCCAAGGTATTAAGGACCTAAATGTTACTTACGACATACCTGTTATCTTTTGTGTGCTTACAGATAACACCTTACAGCAAGCCATAGACCGCAGTGGTGGCAAACATGGTAATAAAGGTGCTGAAGCAGCTATTGCAGCCATAAAGATGGCTACCTTAGGAAGGTAA
- a CDS encoding endonuclease/exonuclease/phosphatase family protein, which yields MTYNTWGFNKNEWIKEPNIGDRIIEFIRKEDPDIVCIQEHSRIRYKQLSKYPYRSETPYSVPRSIQAIFSKYPIIGNGSLDLPETSNNIIYADILFKKDTLRVYNFHLQSFNIVPSSETFSEEESEKNYKRLVKTFKKQLEQAKIFSKHKKTSPYKNIVCGDMNNTQFSNVYRVLSKDLQDTFLEKGKGFGRTYSLLGFPIRIDYILADPAFEIISHQNYKEELSDHYPVMGTLRLKSD from the coding sequence ATGACCTATAATACTTGGGGGTTTAACAAGAATGAATGGATAAAAGAACCAAATATTGGGGATAGAATAATTGAATTCATTAGAAAGGAAGACCCAGATATCGTCTGTATTCAAGAGCATAGTAGGATACGATACAAGCAATTATCTAAATATCCTTATAGAAGTGAGACCCCTTATTCCGTTCCTAGGAGTATACAAGCCATTTTTTCCAAGTACCCTATTATTGGTAATGGCTCGCTTGATTTACCTGAGACAAGCAATAATATAATCTACGCGGACATCCTGTTTAAAAAAGATACTCTTAGGGTTTATAACTTTCATTTACAATCATTTAATATAGTTCCCTCTTCAGAAACATTTTCCGAAGAAGAATCGGAAAAGAATTATAAAAGGCTGGTGAAGACTTTTAAAAAGCAATTAGAGCAAGCTAAAATTTTTAGTAAACATAAAAAAACAAGTCCATATAAAAATATAGTTTGTGGCGATATGAATAATACACAATTCTCTAATGTATATCGTGTATTGAGCAAGGATTTGCAAGATACTTTTTTGGAAAAAGGAAAAGGATTTGGCAGAACATATAGTCTGTTAGGGTTTCCTATTCGAATAGATTATATACTTGCAGATCCAGCTTTTGAAATAATCTCTCATCAGAACTACAAGGAGGAATTATCAGATCATTATCCGGTTATGGGTACTCTTCGCCTTAAATCAGATTAA
- a CDS encoding tetratricopeptide repeat protein, which produces MATYKKRGFKPKNKVEEAQLDEQNSTTAEVFSTLDESASKTEAWVQKNQNYILGAIGAIALGVLGYLGYNEFIQKPKEASAANELFYPQQYFDQALTNETAKDSLFTLALNGAEGKYGFLDIIEEYKGTKAANLAKYSAGMTYLNMQQYDEAIANLEGFSSSDAVLGAMAKGGMGDAFSQLGQNEDALEYYEKAIAHSNNEYTAPRFLYKAGIIAMDLNQKEKASSFFERIKNEFSSSQEANGIDVLIGLAKN; this is translated from the coding sequence ATGGCAACATACAAGAAGCGCGGCTTTAAGCCAAAAAATAAGGTTGAAGAAGCTCAGTTAGATGAGCAGAACAGTACAACGGCTGAAGTATTCAGTACTTTGGATGAGAGTGCTTCCAAAACCGAGGCTTGGGTTCAGAAAAACCAGAATTACATTTTGGGCGCTATTGGTGCCATTGCTTTAGGAGTTTTAGGTTATTTGGGATACAATGAATTTATTCAAAAGCCAAAAGAAGCGTCCGCAGCCAATGAACTTTTTTATCCCCAACAATATTTTGATCAGGCATTGACGAATGAAACTGCGAAGGATTCATTATTTACTTTGGCTTTAAATGGAGCAGAAGGTAAATATGGCTTTTTGGATATTATTGAAGAATATAAAGGAACCAAAGCGGCCAATCTTGCTAAATATTCAGCGGGAATGACTTATTTGAACATGCAGCAATATGACGAGGCCATAGCTAATTTGGAAGGTTTTTCTTCAAGTGATGCGGTTTTGGGCGCCATGGCCAAGGGAGGAATGGGTGATGCATTTTCTCAATTGGGTCAGAACGAAGATGCTTTGGAGTATTACGAAAAAGCGATTGCACATAGCAATAATGAATATACTGCGCCAAGGTTTTTATACAAAGCCGGTATCATTGCTATGGACTTAAATCAAAAAGAAAAGGCATCGAGTTTCTTTGAGCGAATCAAAAATGAATTTTCTTCCTCTCAAGAGGCAAATGGAATAGATGTACTTATTGGGCTAGCCAAAAATTAG